From one Methylomonas paludis genomic stretch:
- the lptD gene encoding LPS assembly protein LptD: MNHWFFNFWLTLLLFPGLVQAVGNSAWDCEQNSNGEWTCLNQGTPAPEPAKPQIIKTEKKPQAAQAEIIAAPQTVPLESSPGPKPVAVPAPAPDIAGATDAGSGPNLAAPSAKTQQPLPASQPQPAAVSETVKPAPAKHRVHITENQKPQLQKVEPKPAAAPPVAAEGQPDGWTCLSGSEKSAWNCNLVGTDQHGEAQPVAISNESNSFRLLTPTFSHRQEMQFQQLRSEFNQDPWQGCENWSGRKPKMVGVSAAARDNAVTDVTADFSEAFQGEVLNFAGNVDLVRADQHLKADQASYDTVAETMDAQGNVTYRESTLALASDSMALRMNTDEARMRNALFISGDGPLRGRAAAMFRDNKSQSRYTQTEFTSCAPGNQDWIIHASSLKIDKDSGKGTAKNAWLEFKGAPVIYTPYISFPTDKRRLSGFMAPTWGSTQRSGFYVAAPYYWNIAPNVDTIITPRYFSGRGEMLSNKLRYLTSISQGSFGAEFMPNDQKLHTSRYQVSLKDKTNFTNHLNSMVDLNFVSDKTYFNDLNNALGVQRNSFLHSQANLNYGIQDLSVSTAIQHYQSVDPTIQSSALPYDVLPKLSLKMNHNFEGMPLRIGMDTQYSDFYHPSLVNGQRMMVQPSISTPFESSAGFFIPKFSVQSTQYQLSNQNVNGLAASINRTLPIFSVDSGLMVEKSMDFTDGAYNNIIEPRLFYLYIPRKNQSDIPVFDTTAYDPNFNSLFRENSYSGYDRLQDANQVTVAGTSRYINNKTGLEPLKVSLGQIFYFQDRTVTLTSLNQTNLTSVPIQTSKTSNIITEVSGQIDEHLSYLTGAQWNAQDNRFARGQAVLKYRDQPDKIFDIGYRYRSATANPLLAPSIVSGSTNALATISLADASFRWPLFNEWVILGRWQYSLNFDKTTESFIGLEKENCCWRLRLIGRRYINGATTSSYVPSNLTPENAFFVQLELKGLSGFGDDVDTFLQTNLNGYHRAGYFN; this comes from the coding sequence ATGAATCATTGGTTTTTTAATTTTTGGCTTACGCTACTATTGTTCCCCGGACTAGTCCAGGCGGTTGGCAACTCAGCATGGGATTGTGAGCAAAACAGCAATGGCGAGTGGACCTGTCTAAATCAGGGTACACCTGCGCCGGAACCTGCTAAACCACAGATCATCAAAACCGAGAAAAAGCCGCAAGCGGCTCAAGCCGAAATAATAGCTGCGCCGCAAACTGTGCCGCTTGAGTCCAGTCCTGGCCCTAAGCCAGTGGCCGTACCCGCACCTGCCCCGGATATTGCCGGAGCAACCGATGCCGGATCTGGCCCAAATTTAGCTGCGCCTAGCGCCAAAACCCAACAGCCCCTACCGGCCAGTCAACCGCAACCCGCAGCAGTCAGCGAAACAGTCAAGCCAGCGCCGGCAAAGCATCGGGTGCATATTACCGAAAACCAGAAACCGCAATTGCAAAAAGTTGAACCAAAGCCTGCGGCGGCACCGCCTGTTGCAGCGGAAGGGCAGCCGGATGGTTGGACTTGTTTGTCCGGCAGCGAAAAGTCAGCCTGGAATTGTAATCTGGTTGGCACCGACCAGCACGGTGAAGCTCAGCCGGTGGCTATCAGCAATGAGTCCAACTCATTCAGATTACTGACACCAACTTTTAGCCATCGTCAGGAAATGCAGTTTCAGCAACTGCGTAGCGAATTTAACCAGGATCCCTGGCAAGGTTGCGAGAACTGGTCGGGTAGAAAACCCAAAATGGTGGGCGTATCCGCTGCAGCACGTGACAATGCCGTAACCGATGTCACGGCCGATTTTAGCGAAGCTTTTCAGGGTGAAGTGCTTAATTTTGCCGGTAATGTCGACTTGGTACGTGCCGACCAGCATCTTAAAGCCGATCAAGCCAGTTATGATACTGTAGCCGAAACCATGGATGCTCAGGGTAATGTCACTTATCGGGAAAGTACGTTGGCTTTGGCCAGCGACAGTATGGCATTACGGATGAATACCGACGAAGCGCGGATGAGAAATGCGCTGTTTATCTCCGGCGACGGCCCATTACGGGGGCGGGCCGCTGCCATGTTCAGAGATAATAAATCCCAGTCGCGTTACACCCAAACCGAATTTACCAGTTGTGCGCCCGGCAATCAGGACTGGATTATCCACGCCTCCAGCCTGAAGATAGACAAAGACAGCGGCAAGGGTACGGCTAAAAATGCCTGGCTGGAGTTTAAGGGCGCGCCGGTGATCTACACCCCTTACATCTCATTCCCAACCGACAAACGCAGGCTGTCCGGATTCATGGCGCCCACCTGGGGTAGTACTCAGCGTTCCGGCTTTTATGTCGCCGCCCCCTACTACTGGAATATTGCCCCCAATGTCGATACCATCATCACCCCGCGTTATTTCTCCGGACGGGGGGAAATGCTAAGCAACAAACTGCGTTATTTGACCAGCATATCTCAAGGTAGTTTTGGTGCCGAATTTATGCCCAATGACCAAAAACTGCATACCTCGCGCTATCAGGTCAGCCTCAAGGACAAAACCAATTTTACCAATCATTTAAACTCAATGGTTGATTTAAACTTTGTTTCCGACAAAACCTATTTCAACGATTTAAACAACGCCTTGGGCGTGCAAAGAAACAGCTTTCTGCACAGTCAGGCCAATCTTAACTACGGCATACAAGACCTGAGTGTTTCTACCGCTATCCAGCACTATCAATCGGTCGACCCCACCATCCAAAGCAGCGCACTGCCTTACGACGTTTTGCCCAAATTAAGCCTGAAAATGAATCACAATTTTGAAGGTATGCCGTTGCGGATAGGCATGGATACTCAGTATAGCGACTTTTACCATCCCAGCCTGGTCAACGGTCAGCGGATGATGGTGCAGCCGTCGATTTCCACACCGTTTGAGTCCAGTGCCGGCTTCTTTATACCCAAGTTTTCAGTGCAATCCACGCAATACCAGTTAAGCAATCAAAATGTCAACGGCTTGGCGGCATCCATCAACCGCACCTTACCCATATTCTCGGTGGATAGTGGCTTAATGGTGGAAAAATCGATGGATTTTACCGATGGCGCTTATAACAACATTATTGAGCCGCGCTTATTTTATTTATATATCCCGCGCAAAAATCAAAGCGATATACCGGTTTTTGATACCACCGCTTATGATCCCAACTTCAACAGCTTATTCCGCGAAAACAGCTATAGCGGCTACGACCGCTTACAAGACGCCAATCAGGTGACAGTAGCCGGAACCAGCCGATATATCAACAACAAAACCGGTTTAGAGCCGTTAAAAGTCAGTCTAGGCCAGATTTTTTACTTCCAGGATCGTACCGTCACCCTGACATCCTTGAACCAGACCAATCTGACCTCAGTGCCGATCCAGACCAGTAAAACCTCCAATATAATCACCGAAGTCAGTGGCCAGATTGATGAACACCTGTCCTACCTGACCGGGGCGCAGTGGAATGCTCAGGATAACCGCTTTGCCCGCGGCCAGGCGGTATTGAAATACCGCGATCAGCCGGACAAAATTTTTGATATCGGTTATCGTTACCGCAGTGCCACCGCCAACCCCTTGCTGGCGCCCAGCATAGTATCCGGTTCCACCAATGCCCTAGCCACCATCTCGCTGGCCGATGCCTCATTCCGCTGGCCCTTATTTAACGAGTGGGTTATTCTGGGGCGCTGGCAATATTCCTTAAATTTCGATAAAACTACCGAAAGCTTTATTGGTCTGGAAAAAGAAAACTGTTGCTGGCGGCTGCGCCTGATCGGCAGACGTTACATCAATGGTGCCACCACCTCCAGCTATGTACCCTCCAACCTGACTCCGGAAAATGCCTTTTTCGTCCAATTGGAGTTAAAAGGTTTGTCCGGTTTTGGCGACGACGTCGATACTTTCCTGCAAACCAACCTGAACGGTTATCACCGAGCCGGATACTTTAACTAA
- a CDS encoding aminoglycoside phosphotransferase family protein, giving the protein MSLLDHDARSLSLINWLENSLALEVIELTAASSDASFRRYFRVIHSGGRHIVMDAPPEQENTEPFIRIAQLFGSAGLHVPHIFQHDSKLGFLLLEDLGSVNLLDSLNPGNAGRLYRQALSSLLKLQTGIDCAVCGLPAYDTALLSRELAIFTDWFLEKWLGVTLPISIRQPLQQLLIDSALEQPQVCVHRDFHSRNLMVLDGDAPGVIDFQDAVIGPISYDVVSLLRDCYIRWPETRVEQWAYDYYQKLGQAGLVQVDFALFKRWFDLMGLQRHLKAVGIFARLHLRDGKSGYLADIPRTMAHITTVCELYPELEAFKVFLTRQVLPIYRTAL; this is encoded by the coding sequence ATGTCTTTACTTGATCATGATGCACGCAGTTTAAGCCTGATAAATTGGCTGGAAAACAGTTTGGCTTTAGAGGTTATTGAGCTGACGGCGGCTTCCAGCGATGCTAGTTTTCGCCGCTATTTCCGGGTGATACATAGCGGCGGCCGGCATATTGTCATGGATGCGCCGCCCGAGCAGGAAAATACTGAACCGTTTATCCGGATTGCCCAGCTGTTTGGCAGTGCCGGTCTGCATGTTCCGCATATTTTCCAGCATGACAGCAAGCTGGGGTTTTTGCTGTTGGAGGATCTGGGCTCAGTCAATTTGCTTGATAGCCTGAACCCCGGCAATGCCGGCCGGCTTTACCGTCAGGCTCTGAGCAGTCTGCTGAAATTACAAACCGGTATCGATTGCGCGGTTTGTGGTCTGCCGGCTTACGATACAGCGCTGCTCAGCCGGGAATTGGCGATTTTTACTGACTGGTTTCTGGAAAAATGGCTGGGGGTGACTTTACCAATATCTATCAGGCAGCCTTTACAGCAGTTATTAATTGATTCGGCACTGGAGCAACCGCAAGTGTGTGTGCATCGGGATTTTCACAGCCGAAATTTGATGGTGCTGGATGGCGATGCCCCAGGGGTTATTGATTTTCAGGATGCGGTGATCGGGCCGATTAGTTACGATGTGGTATCGCTGCTACGCGATTGTTATATCCGCTGGCCGGAAACCAGAGTGGAGCAATGGGCTTATGATTATTATCAAAAACTAGGGCAAGCCGGGCTGGTCCAGGTTGATTTTGCTTTGTTTAAGCGCTGGTTTGATCTGATGGGTTTACAACGGCATCTGAAAGCGGTGGGGATTTTTGCCCGCCTGCATTTACGCGACGGTAAGTCCGGTTATCTGGCCGATATTCCCCGCACGATGGCGCATATCACCACAGTATGTGAGCTTTACCCGGAACTTGAGGCGTTTAAGGTATTTTTAACCCGTCAGGTATTACCGATTTATCGGACGGCGCTATGA
- the zapD gene encoding cell division protein ZapD, which produces MNTQTTYEFPLNERIRVFMRLEQLFHQLSHFMAGSAIFDKRAAIGVLLDILTIFSRSDLKSELIKELDRHTKVLNHLVNSQNIDTHKLQETLAELNQASRNLYSANGKIGIKVMESDLFQSISQRNSIPGGSCSFDLPAFHYWLEQDQTQQQIDLERWTQPFSDIRTAIDLIMGFIRQSNMPSKETAKAGFFQLALDKTHPVQLLRVSIAAEQLCFAEISGGKHRFSVRFMKPSSDENRPSQVSEDIEFWLTRCMF; this is translated from the coding sequence TTGAATACACAAACCACCTACGAATTCCCGCTCAATGAACGAATCCGGGTTTTCATGCGACTGGAACAATTGTTCCATCAACTCAGCCATTTTATGGCGGGTTCTGCCATTTTTGATAAACGCGCCGCTATTGGAGTGTTACTGGATATTTTAACGATTTTCAGTCGCAGCGATTTAAAATCGGAACTGATCAAGGAGCTTGACAGACACACCAAGGTATTAAATCATCTGGTCAACAGTCAGAACATCGATACTCATAAGCTACAGGAAACCTTGGCTGAATTAAATCAAGCCAGCCGTAATCTGTATAGTGCCAACGGTAAAATCGGCATTAAAGTCATGGAAAGCGATCTGTTTCAGAGCATCTCGCAACGTAACTCTATTCCGGGCGGCAGTTGCTCATTTGATTTACCGGCATTCCATTATTGGCTGGAACAGGATCAAACCCAGCAGCAAATAGATTTGGAACGCTGGACTCAGCCGTTTAGCGACATCCGCACCGCGATTGATTTAATTATGGGCTTTATTCGGCAAAGTAATATGCCCAGCAAGGAAACCGCAAAAGCCGGTTTTTTTCAGCTGGCGCTAGATAAAACCCACCCGGTGCAATTGCTAAGAGTGAGTATCGCGGCTGAACAATTGTGTTTTGCCGAAATCAGCGGCGGTAAACACCGTTTTAGTGTGCGTTTCATGAAACCCTCCAGTGACGAAAACCGACCTAGTCAGGTGAGTGAGGACATCGAGTTTTGGTTAACCCGCTGTATGTTCTAA
- a CDS encoding MarR family winged helix-turn-helix transcriptional regulator — MQTDIYELIECMTTLIRSEERKRCTELGLQVVHFQVLNYLARCNKYSNTPAALANYLGMTRGTVSQSLIILEKKGYISKTPDVSDKRVVHLALLPAGESILKLARPAQLFDNATSILRGAEISDSGANVFEQALTALQKANQSQSFGVCKTCRNFSAQNGGFFCQLTQQPLTNPESELICQEHIPI; from the coding sequence ATGCAAACTGATATTTATGAATTAATTGAATGCATGACCACGCTAATACGCTCTGAAGAGCGTAAGCGTTGTACTGAGCTGGGTTTGCAGGTCGTGCATTTCCAGGTACTTAATTATCTGGCGCGTTGCAACAAATACAGCAATACTCCGGCTGCGCTGGCTAATTATCTGGGCATGACGCGCGGCACAGTATCGCAATCCCTGATTATCCTGGAAAAAAAGGGCTATATCAGCAAAACCCCAGATGTTAGCGACAAGCGTGTGGTGCATTTGGCCTTGCTACCTGCCGGCGAATCGATTCTAAAACTTGCCAGACCTGCGCAATTGTTTGATAACGCCACCAGTATTTTACGAGGTGCCGAAATCAGCGATTCCGGGGCGAATGTGTTTGAACAGGCACTAACCGCTTTGCAAAAAGCCAATCAGTCGCAATCGTTTGGGGTGTGTAAAACCTGCCGTAATTTCAGTGCACAGAACGGCGGTTTTTTTTGCCAGCTGACTCAACAACCCTTGACCAACCCGGAAAGTGAGCTGATTTGCCAGGAACATATTCCTATCTAA
- the pdxA gene encoding 4-hydroxythreonine-4-phosphate dehydrogenase PdxA: MSLVLALPRIALTPGEPAGIGPDLCVQLAQLALPCQLIVVADPQLLRDRAKQLNLELEIDVFDPTVDRIQSAGRLTVMPVALADSVRCGELNPANSAYVLDCICQAVIGCLHGQFAALVTGPVHKGVINAAGFSFSGHTEFIAELSGAHPVMMLATPGLRVALVTTHLPLAQVSAAITRQTLSEVIRVLDNDLRLRFGVSKPKILVCGLNPHAGENGYLGREEIDVIEPVLQELRAEGMDLRGPLPADTLFTPKYLDHADAVLAMYHDQGLPVLKYKGFGEAVNITLGLPLIRTSVDHGTALDLAGSGLAHLGSLQYALKVALDMAAAKTI, translated from the coding sequence ATGTCCTTAGTCCTTGCCCTGCCTCGTATTGCCCTGACCCCTGGTGAACCGGCCGGGATAGGCCCGGATTTATGCGTCCAACTGGCGCAACTGGCACTACCCTGTCAGTTGATTGTGGTGGCCGACCCACAGTTATTGCGGGATAGAGCCAAGCAATTGAATTTGGAGCTGGAGATTGATGTATTTGACCCCACGGTTGACCGCATCCAGTCTGCGGGCCGTTTGACGGTAATGCCTGTAGCCCTGGCCGACTCGGTGCGCTGCGGTGAACTAAACCCGGCCAATAGCGCTTATGTACTGGACTGTATCTGTCAGGCGGTGATCGGCTGTCTGCACGGTCAGTTTGCCGCGCTGGTGACTGGGCCAGTGCATAAAGGTGTTATTAATGCCGCCGGCTTTAGCTTTAGCGGCCATACCGAATTTATTGCCGAGCTGAGCGGCGCTCATCCGGTGATGATGCTGGCTACACCCGGTTTGCGGGTAGCTCTGGTAACCACACATTTACCACTGGCCCAAGTGAGTGCGGCAATCACCCGGCAAACCCTGTCCGAGGTGATCAGGGTACTGGATAATGATTTGCGACTGCGTTTTGGGGTGTCCAAACCTAAAATACTGGTGTGCGGTCTGAACCCGCATGCCGGCGAAAACGGCTATTTGGGCCGGGAAGAGATTGATGTGATTGAACCAGTATTACAGGAATTACGCGCAGAAGGTATGGACTTGCGCGGTCCTTTACCGGCAGACACGCTGTTCACCCCCAAATATTTGGACCATGCCGATGCTGTGCTGGCCATGTATCATGATCAAGGCCTGCCGGTATTAAAGTACAAAGGATTTGGCGAAGCGGTTAATATCACTTTGGGTTTGCCTTTGATTCGTACTTCGGTTGATCATGGTACGGCGCTGGATCTGGCCGGTAGCGGTCTGGCCCATTTGGGCAGCCTGCAATATGCGTTGAAAGTTGCATTGGACATGGCCGCAGCCAAAACCATTTAG
- the rsmA gene encoding 16S rRNA (adenine(1518)-N(6)/adenine(1519)-N(6))-dimethyltransferase RsmA, translating into MTHQARKRFGQNFLQDQHIIQQILAQARPLAGQHWLEIGPGLGALTRPLLKTGIKLDVVELDRDLVSYLQTEFADQPQLTIHSADALKFDFSSLVSTTEKLRIIGNLPYNISTPLMFHVLENFACVADMHFMLQKEVVERICAEPGNKQYGRLSVMMQYFCEVEYLFDVPPESFHPAPKVTSAIVRLTPHQTAPVEIRDLPSFQLLVTTAFSQRRKTIRNSLKNLVSDQVMSSLGIDPNLRAEALSLQQFALLNRHISSIPDTIISAEDTVF; encoded by the coding sequence ATGACCCATCAAGCCCGTAAACGTTTCGGCCAGAATTTTCTACAGGATCAACATATCATTCAGCAAATTCTGGCTCAGGCCCGGCCTTTGGCCGGTCAACACTGGCTGGAGATCGGCCCAGGCCTAGGCGCGTTGACCCGGCCATTGTTAAAGACGGGTATCAAACTGGATGTGGTAGAGTTGGATCGTGACTTGGTGAGTTATTTGCAAACTGAGTTTGCCGATCAGCCGCAATTAACGATACACAGCGCGGATGCGCTGAAATTTGATTTTTCCAGCCTGGTCAGCACTACCGAGAAACTGCGTATCATCGGCAATTTACCTTACAATATTTCTACACCTTTAATGTTTCATGTGCTGGAAAACTTTGCCTGTGTAGCCGATATGCACTTCATGCTGCAAAAAGAGGTAGTTGAACGTATCTGCGCTGAGCCGGGCAATAAGCAATATGGCCGACTCAGTGTGATGATGCAGTATTTCTGTGAAGTGGAATATTTGTTTGATGTGCCGCCGGAAAGTTTTCATCCTGCGCCTAAGGTCACATCGGCCATCGTCAGACTGACGCCACATCAGACTGCACCGGTTGAGATCAGAGATTTGCCAAGCTTTCAGCTCTTGGTTACCACAGCGTTTTCCCAGCGCCGGAAAACCATCCGTAATTCTTTGAAAAATCTAGTGTCCGATCAAGTCATGTCCAGTTTGGGCATAGACCCTAATCTACGTGCCGAAGCATTGAGTCTGCAACAGTTTGCCTTGTTGAACCGCCATATCAGTAGCATACCAGACACTATTATCAGTGCTGAAGATACGGTATTTTAA
- the coaE gene encoding dephospho-CoA kinase (Dephospho-CoA kinase (CoaE) performs the final step in coenzyme A biosynthesis.) translates to MLKIGLTGGIGSGKSTVCRLFAEQGITIIDADLLARQLVEPGQPALTVLAAEFGPQILQSNGSLDRAALRDLVFTNAERKRQLESILHPLIYAKITTQLAVAQGLYCIAAVPLLLETWQPGLVDRVLVVDCSPSQQIERVMQRDQLSRMQALAIMDGQMSRLQRLASADDVLDNSTTVTQLAEQIKRLHNSYILLASVRISSA, encoded by the coding sequence ATGCTGAAAATCGGCCTTACCGGCGGCATCGGCAGTGGAAAATCGACAGTTTGCCGGCTGTTTGCAGAACAGGGGATAACGATTATCGATGCCGATCTGCTTGCCCGGCAGTTGGTGGAACCCGGTCAGCCGGCTCTAACTGTGTTGGCTGCTGAATTCGGCCCACAGATATTGCAATCCAACGGCAGCTTGGATCGGGCTGCGTTGCGTGACCTGGTGTTTACCAATGCCGAACGCAAACGACAATTGGAAAGCATACTGCACCCTTTGATTTATGCGAAAATTACCACCCAGTTAGCGGTTGCACAAGGCTTGTATTGTATTGCTGCCGTGCCGCTATTACTGGAAACCTGGCAACCCGGACTGGTTGACCGGGTGCTGGTGGTGGATTGCAGCCCCAGCCAGCAGATTGAGCGAGTTATGCAGCGCGATCAGTTGAGCCGGATGCAAGCCTTGGCGATCATGGACGGACAAATGTCACGCCTGCAACGGCTTGCCAGCGCGGATGATGTGCTTGACAACTCGACTACAGTGACACAACTTGCAGAACAGATTAAAAGACTGCACAATTCCTACATTTTATTAGCCTCTGTCAGGATATCTTCGGCTTGA
- a CDS encoding prepilin peptidase — protein MQLTLLEDSPLLLIGLTGLLGVMVGSFLNVVIYRLPVMLRYGWRVECLVFLGLPAEAAPAPVNLLWPGSHCPACQTVIKAYDNIPLLSYLLLGGRCRACGEKISLRYPLVELLAGFSAGLLAWRFGWSPALGFALILSWALLALSAIDIDQQLLPDSICLPVLWLGLLVNVFSVFSDCRDAIIGAIAGYLSLWIIYQLFKLLTGKEGMGYGDFKLLALCGAWLGWQVLPIIVLMASLFGTLAGIYQLSRHKLALGQPMAFGPYLAAAGWLALVWGQELNSLYLQVTGL, from the coding sequence ATGCAATTGACACTTCTTGAAGACTCTCCGCTGCTGCTGATAGGCTTAACTGGGCTGCTGGGGGTGATGGTGGGCAGTTTCCTGAATGTGGTCATTTACCGACTGCCTGTCATGCTTCGATATGGTTGGCGTGTGGAATGCCTGGTGTTTTTGGGTTTACCAGCCGAAGCCGCACCTGCGCCGGTAAATTTGCTGTGGCCGGGTTCGCACTGCCCGGCTTGTCAAACCGTTATCAAAGCCTATGATAATATTCCGCTGCTAAGTTATTTGCTGCTCGGCGGGCGCTGCCGGGCTTGCGGTGAAAAGATCAGCCTACGTTATCCGCTAGTTGAGCTATTGGCAGGATTTAGTGCCGGACTATTGGCCTGGCGATTTGGCTGGAGTCCGGCATTGGGCTTTGCCCTGATTTTAAGCTGGGCACTACTTGCCCTCAGCGCGATTGATATAGACCAACAATTACTGCCCGACTCTATCTGTTTGCCGGTGTTGTGGCTGGGTTTACTGGTGAATGTATTTTCGGTGTTCAGTGACTGCCGCGATGCAATTATTGGTGCAATTGCCGGTTATTTGAGCCTGTGGATTATTTATCAACTGTTTAAACTGTTGACGGGCAAAGAAGGCATGGGTTACGGCGACTTTAAGCTGCTGGCCTTATGTGGAGCTTGGCTGGGCTGGCAGGTTTTACCGATAATTGTGTTGATGGCTTCATTATTCGGCACATTAGCGGGTATTTACCAGCTGTCACGGCATAAACTGGCACTGGGTCAGCCTATGGCATTCGGCCCTTATCTGGCAGCAGCAGGCTGGTTGGCATTAGTTTGGGGCCAAGAGTTGAATAGCCTGTATTTACAAGTGACAGGTTTATAA
- a CDS encoding Nudix family hydrolase, whose product MNARVELHVAVGVIDDRQGNILITLRPNHTHLGGLWEFPGGKLEAGETVPQALRRELQEEIGIDVQAATPLIKVRHDYGDRRVLLDVWRVNAYNGVETPREGQAMRWVNVRQLNQYQFPAANQPIIKAAQLPVYYAILEGRHIDEVLANCRRILQQGIRLLQFRVKSLAVELLPAALRAVQDYCRQYQAVLLINADLPLADAVADGWHLSSRALQNCSARPSGATWLAASCHNLAELRQAEQLGVDFVVLAPVQATTSHPGQAALGWAEFSQLTDQVNLPVYALGGLGLADLDQASQSGAQGIAGISAFLAAS is encoded by the coding sequence ATGAACGCCAGGGTGGAATTGCATGTAGCGGTGGGCGTCATAGACGACCGGCAAGGTAATATCCTGATTACCTTACGCCCCAATCATACTCATCTGGGTGGCTTGTGGGAGTTTCCGGGCGGTAAACTGGAGGCCGGTGAAACAGTGCCGCAAGCCTTGCGCCGAGAATTGCAGGAAGAAATCGGCATAGATGTGCAAGCCGCTACGCCGTTGATCAAGGTCAGGCATGATTACGGCGACCGCCGGGTGTTGTTGGATGTGTGGCGGGTCAATGCCTATAATGGGGTGGAAACCCCGCGTGAAGGCCAGGCCATGCGCTGGGTAAACGTCCGCCAACTTAACCAATATCAGTTTCCGGCGGCCAATCAGCCTATCATCAAAGCCGCGCAACTTCCGGTTTATTACGCCATCCTGGAAGGCCGGCATATCGACGAAGTGTTGGCAAACTGCCGGCGGATCTTGCAGCAAGGCATCAGGTTGTTGCAATTTCGGGTTAAATCTTTGGCTGTTGAGCTGTTGCCGGCGGCACTAAGGGCAGTGCAGGACTATTGCCGTCAATATCAGGCCGTACTGTTGATTAACGCCGATTTACCCTTGGCGGATGCTGTTGCAGACGGCTGGCATCTGAGCAGCCGGGCTTTGCAAAACTGTAGTGCCCGACCCTCAGGTGCCACTTGGCTGGCGGCATCCTGCCATAATCTGGCCGAATTACGCCAAGCCGAGCAATTAGGTGTGGATTTTGTGGTGCTGGCCCCGGTGCAAGCCACTACCAGTCATCCCGGCCAAGCCGCACTGGGTTGGGCTGAGTTTAGCCAATTGACCGATCAGGTTAATTTGCCGGTTTACGCCTTAGGCGGTTTAGGCTTGGCCGATCTGGATCAAGCCAGCCAATCCGGAGCCCAGGGCATCGCCGGCATCAGCGCATTTTTAGCCGCAAGCTAA
- a CDS encoding DNA gyrase inhibitor YacG yields MTDSAIITTVKCPSCHKPVAWIAAEVFKPFCSERCKLIDLGDWATEAHKIPGPAVIDLADEELFPD; encoded by the coding sequence ATGACAGACTCAGCTATTATTACCACGGTTAAATGTCCTAGTTGCCATAAACCTGTCGCCTGGATCGCTGCCGAAGTTTTTAAACCATTCTGCTCGGAACGTTGTAAGTTAATTGATTTAGGTGACTGGGCAACCGAAGCCCATAAGATTCCCGGCCCGGCCGTGATTGATCTGGCAGACGAGGAATTGTTTCCGGATTAG
- the murU gene encoding N-acetylmuramate alpha-1-phosphate uridylyltransferase MurU, with amino-acid sequence MKAMILAAGRGERMRPLTDTTPKPLLQAGTKTLIEYSLENLAGAGFTDIVINLAHLGEQIRRFCGNGQRWGLHIAYSDEGDTALETAGGIRHALPLLGDAPFLVVNADVICAYPLAQLRTKTIALAHLVLIDNPAHHPQGDFQLNVDGSLTETGGSKLTFSGIGIYHPALFSDIPAGPYKLRPVLEQAMRQAQVSGEYYQGLWLDIGSPQRLAEVSAADLKLPD; translated from the coding sequence ATGAAGGCTATGATACTGGCGGCGGGACGCGGCGAACGCATGCGGCCGTTGACGGACACCACCCCGAAACCGTTGTTGCAGGCCGGCACCAAGACCTTGATTGAATACAGCCTGGAAAATCTGGCCGGCGCCGGTTTTACCGATATTGTCATCAATCTGGCCCATCTGGGCGAACAAATCCGCAGGTTTTGCGGCAATGGCCAGCGCTGGGGTTTGCATATCGCTTACTCCGATGAAGGCGATACGGCTTTGGAAACAGCCGGCGGTATCCGCCACGCCCTGCCCTTGCTGGGTGATGCGCCGTTTCTGGTGGTAAATGCCGATGTGATTTGCGCTTATCCGCTGGCACAATTGCGGACTAAAACCATTGCACTTGCTCATTTGGTGCTCATCGATAACCCTGCCCATCATCCGCAAGGCGATTTTCAACTGAATGTTGACGGCAGCTTGACGGAAACTGGTGGGTCCAAACTGACTTTCAGCGGCATAGGCATTTATCACCCGGCCCTGTTTAGTGATATTCCGGCCGGCCCTTATAAGCTGCGCCCGGTTTTGGAGCAAGCCATGCGCCAGGCTCAGGTTAGCGGTGAGTATTATCAGGGCTTGTGGCTGGATATCGGTTCACCGCAACGGTTGGCTGAAGTCTCGGCAGCGGATTTGAAATTGCCGGATTAG